Genomic window (Phycisphaeraceae bacterium):
TGGTCATCGGCCACAGGAATCGCGCGGGTAGGGTGTGATCGAGGTGGAAGGACTTCTGGCTGGTGTCCGAGTATTCGAGCTCGGTGCCGCAGTTGAAGCACTGGCCCTCGAACTTCTCGAACACAACCCGGCTGTCGATGCGGCCGCCTTCCTCTGCGAGCTGCCGGTAGAGGCGCCTGCGCTGGGCCGCCTCGCGGTGCTGGTCCGTGATGCGGGACTGGTTCTTGATGCCGTTGTAGATCGTCTTGCAAAGACGGCACTCGCCTTGGTATCCGCTCGCTCGGGAGGCGTGCCGGTCGAATGATTCGACCGGTTTCAGCGAATAACAGAGCAGGCAGTATTTAAAGCGGCGTGCCTCGGTGATGTAGTCGTCATGAAGGATGACGAACGGTCCCTGCTCGATGACCTCACCAGACTCGGTGCGAACCAGACGGTAGTCGAAGAACTTCGTCTCTCCGCCCGTGACGAGCTCAAAGTCACAGGCCGGGCACTGGATCGAAAAGTCCGGGCCGATCTCGTCGGCCCGCACAAAGATGAACTCGCGGCAATCGGGAGAGAGGCACTGGAAACCCTTGAACACCACGTCGCCCATGCCCCGAACATGCTCGGGGCGCACTTGGCCGTCTTTCTCCAGCTTCGTGTAGGCCTTCCTTCGTGCCATTGGCAATCCTGTCGATGTGCGACCCCAGTTCCGCCAAGAAGAGATCCGCAATCATACTCCCGAGTCAAGGCGGGCAGCGA
Coding sequences:
- a CDS encoding HNH endonuclease; translated protein: MARRKAYTKLEKDGQVRPEHVRGMGDVVFKGFQCLSPDCREFIFVRADEIGPDFSIQCPACDFELVTGGETKFFDYRLVRTESGEVIEQGPFVILHDDYITEARRFKYCLLCYSLKPVESFDRHASRASGYQGECRLCKTIYNGIKNQSRITDQHREAAQRRRLYRQLAEEGGRIDSRVVFEKFEGQCFNCGTELEYSDTSQKSFHLDHTLPARFLWPMTTENATLLCGTCNNQKHDQWPSSFYDMPKLKRLAVRTGYEYALLAGPPRINEDAVAAIVEDTDGFIEAWIHYPEDIKKVRRLIREHEKIDIFEHAEHVPGHLRDPQERVDES